The following are from one region of the Streptobacillus ratti genome:
- a CDS encoding tRNA 2-thiocytidine biosynthesis TtcA family protein encodes MSLGQTDCPLILTDVPLQPLEVIEKSIQKKYRDLLWSPFIKALKDFDLVKENDKIAVAISGGKDSLLLAKLFQELKRASKTKFELVFIAMNPGFNQHNLDNLKLNLNHLNIPCYIYNDNIFDIAGKIAKDYPCYMCAKMRRGSLYSKATELGCNKLALGHHLDDVIETTLMSMFYMGKFETMLPKLKSDNFDIELIRPLFYVEEKNIIKFVKNNGIQAMNCGCTVAAEKTSSKRRETKEFIKQLSILNPNIKKKILSSTFNVNIEKIIGFKFKKNYFSYLDEYNLNKK; translated from the coding sequence ATGTCTTTAGGTCAAACTGACTGCCCTTTAATACTTACAGATGTTCCACTACAACCTCTTGAAGTTATTGAAAAAAGTATACAAAAAAAATATAGAGACTTATTATGGTCTCCTTTTATAAAGGCTTTAAAAGATTTTGACTTAGTTAAAGAAAATGATAAGATTGCTGTTGCAATATCTGGTGGTAAAGATTCATTATTACTTGCTAAACTATTTCAAGAATTAAAAAGAGCTTCTAAAACAAAATTTGAACTGGTATTTATTGCAATGAATCCTGGATTTAATCAACATAATCTTGATAATTTAAAATTAAATCTAAATCATTTGAATATACCCTGTTATATATATAATGATAATATTTTTGATATTGCAGGTAAAATAGCCAAAGATTATCCCTGCTATATGTGTGCTAAAATGCGTCGTGGTTCGCTTTATTCAAAAGCTACAGAGCTTGGTTGTAATAAGTTAGCGTTAGGTCATCATTTAGATGATGTTATTGAAACTACTCTAATGTCAATGTTTTATATGGGTAAATTTGAAACTATGTTGCCAAAATTAAAGTCCGATAATTTTGATATTGAACTTATACGACCTCTATTCTATGTTGAAGAAAAAAATATTATTAAATTTGTAAAAAATAACGGTATTCAAGCAATGAATTGTGGATGTACTGTTGCAGCTGAAAAAACTTCAAGTAAAAGACGTGAAACTAAAGAATTTATTAAACAATTATCTATTTTAAATCCAAATATTAAGAAAAAGATACTCTCTTCTACATTCAATGTAAATATTGAAAAAATAATTGGCTTTAAATTTAAAAAAAACTATTTTTCTTATTTAGATGAATATAATTTAAATAAAAAATAA
- the coaBC gene encoding bifunctional phosphopantothenoylcysteine decarboxylase/phosphopantothenate--cysteine ligase CoaBC produces the protein MKNIVIGVTSGIACYKALDVCSKLKKNNYNVSVIMSDNASKFISPLLFQTLTGNKVYINTFDKDETSVSHIEIAKSADLVCIIPATYNIIGKIANGIADDFLSTFLAVCDSKKVMIFPAMNTNMYLNPILQTNLNSLLKHGYNIIQPTTGLLACGDFGIGKLPDVDVIVDNIIFNVEKTDVFKGKKILITAGGTIENIDPVRHITNKSSGKMGYSLARQATLQGADVTLISTKLDLKVPNGISKLIYVENADQMHKSVLDNIDDIDYIFMVAAVSDFKVKNYSNNKIKKNQLKDLKLELELNVDILKELSEIKPRKFKLIGFSAESENIKENAKIKLINKNLDYIILNDISDNSIGFNSDDNKVFIYDRNNNEIEINKNTKDFVAKQILFNIIS, from the coding sequence ATGAAAAATATTGTAATAGGAGTTACATCAGGAATAGCGTGTTATAAAGCATTAGATGTTTGTTCTAAATTAAAGAAAAATAATTATAATGTAAGTGTTATAATGTCAGATAATGCTTCAAAGTTTATTTCACCATTATTATTTCAAACATTAACAGGAAATAAGGTTTATATAAATACATTTGATAAAGATGAAACTTCTGTTTCTCATATTGAAATAGCTAAGAGTGCTGATTTAGTATGTATTATTCCAGCTACATATAATATTATTGGAAAAATTGCAAATGGTATAGCTGATGATTTTTTATCTACATTTTTAGCAGTATGTGATTCTAAAAAAGTTATGATTTTTCCAGCTATGAATACAAATATGTATTTAAATCCAATTTTGCAAACAAATTTAAATAGTCTTTTAAAGCATGGATATAATATAATTCAACCAACAACTGGATTACTTGCATGTGGAGATTTTGGAATAGGTAAATTACCTGATGTTGATGTTATTGTTGATAATATAATATTCAATGTTGAAAAAACAGATGTTTTTAAGGGTAAAAAAATCCTTATTACTGCTGGTGGAACTATAGAAAATATAGATCCCGTTAGACATATTACAAATAAGTCAAGTGGAAAAATGGGATATTCATTAGCTAGACAAGCTACATTACAAGGTGCAGATGTTACATTAATAAGTACAAAATTAGATTTAAAAGTTCCAAATGGTATTTCAAAACTAATTTATGTGGAAAATGCAGATCAAATGCACAAATCTGTATTAGATAATATTGATGATATTGATTACATTTTCATGGTTGCAGCCGTATCTGATTTCAAAGTCAAAAATTATTCAAATAATAAAATTAAAAAGAATCAATTAAAAGATTTGAAATTGGAATTAGAATTAAATGTGGATATTCTAAAGGAATTATCAGAAATTAAACCAAGAAAATTTAAATTAATTGGTTTTTCAGCTGAAAGTGAAAATATAAAAGAAAATGCAAAAATAAAATTGATAAATAAAAATTTAGATTATATTATTTTAAATGACATATCAGATAATTCAATAGGATTTAATTCTGATGACAATAAAGTTTTCATTTATGATAGAAATAATAATGAAATTGAAATTAATAAAAATACAAAAGATTTTGTAGCTAAACAAATTTTATTTAATATTATAAGTTAA
- a CDS encoding NAD(P)H-hydrate dehydratase — MKIVGDYLTTQKIDDYIENQCEVNKDLLMENVVYKLYDSLDKNYETYLIIAGFGNNGGDGYALARMLHANNKEVIIFKLKSDYYSQECKKNIRRCELLGLRIIENIDKLDFYLQKTDVVIDAIFGTGLNKELPRYIKEIIYKVNKYKILSQFKVYSIDIPSGLDSKYGNTYGACIEADKTLSIMTYKQGFLNYNSKINTGEIEVITNIIIPNNELKKFSNVYLIEKSDIKNIEIKRKEEDNKTTYGKTYIVAGSKDYYGAAELAVKSCVKCGSGYTYLLSDYNKIEDVTRNVPEVIFERDINKLDKATTIAIGPGMTFNEYIYNIIEEYKDDKDMVIDAGGLNNNISFNNAEKTLLTPHTGEFSRISNIELDYILKSPIEAVLDYTRRNKATLLLKGKNTYICDGKEVYIIDTGNPYMANAGMGDVLTGMIASINSQGYSLKKSAIIATYLHGYIADELRKKQYIINPNDIVENIGKYMKEIFE; from the coding sequence ATGAAAATAGTTGGAGATTATTTAACTACTCAAAAAATAGATGATTATATAGAAAATCAATGTGAAGTTAATAAAGATTTATTAATGGAAAATGTAGTATATAAGTTATATGATAGCTTAGATAAAAATTATGAAACATATTTGATTATTGCAGGTTTTGGTAATAATGGTGGAGATGGTTATGCGTTAGCAAGAATGTTACATGCTAATAATAAAGAAGTAATAATTTTTAAATTAAAAAGTGATTATTATAGTCAAGAATGTAAAAAGAATATAAGAAGATGTGAGTTATTAGGGCTAAGAATAATTGAAAATATTGATAAACTAGATTTTTATTTACAAAAAACAGATGTAGTTATTGATGCTATTTTTGGTACGGGATTAAATAAAGAGCTTCCTAGGTATATAAAGGAAATAATATATAAAGTGAATAAATATAAAATATTATCTCAATTTAAAGTTTATAGTATAGATATACCATCTGGACTAGATTCAAAATATGGTAATACTTACGGAGCTTGTATAGAAGCAGATAAAACATTAAGTATTATGACTTATAAACAAGGATTTTTGAACTATAATAGCAAAATTAATACTGGTGAAATAGAAGTTATAACCAACATTATTATACCTAATAATGAATTAAAGAAATTTTCAAATGTATATTTAATAGAGAAATCTGATATAAAAAATATAGAAATAAAAAGAAAAGAAGAAGATAATAAAACAACATATGGTAAAACATATATAGTTGCAGGTTCAAAAGATTATTATGGTGCTGCAGAATTGGCTGTTAAATCATGTGTGAAATGTGGAAGTGGATACACTTATTTATTATCGGACTATAATAAAATAGAAGATGTAACTAGAAATGTTCCTGAAGTAATATTTGAAAGAGATATTAATAAATTAGATAAAGCAACTACAATAGCTATAGGTCCAGGAATGACTTTTAATGAATATATATACAATATAATTGAAGAGTATAAAGATGATAAAGATATGGTTATAGATGCAGGAGGATTAAATAATAATATAAGTTTTAATAATGCAGAAAAAACTCTTTTAACACCTCATACTGGCGAATTTTCAAGAATTAGCAATATAGAACTAGATTATATATTAAAAAGTCCTATTGAAGCTGTATTAGATTATACAAGAAGAAATAAGGCAACATTATTACTTAAAGGAAAAAATACATATATTTGTGATGGTAAAGAAGTATATATTATTGATACAGGAAATCCATATATGGCTAATGCAGGTATGGGAGATGTATTAACAGGAATGATTGCTTCAATAAATTCACAAGGCTATAGTTTAAAAAAATCAGCTATAATTGCAACATATCTACATGGGTATATAGCTGATGAGTTAAGAAAAAAACAATATATAATTAATCCAAATGATATTGTAGAAAATATTGGTAAATATATGAAAGAAATATTTGAATAA